The genomic DNA TACCGAGCCTACTCCGGTGCAACAGCGGGCCATTCCCGCCGTGTTGCAAGGTCGCGACCTGATGGTTGCGGCTCAGACAGGTACTGGTAAAACCGGCGGCTTCGCCCTCCCGATCCTGGAGCGGTTGTTCCCCAACGGTCACCCGGACAAATCCCAGCGTCACGGCCCGCGCCAACCGCGCGTACTGGTCCTGACCCCTACCCGCGAACTCGCCGCGCAAGTGCATGACAGCTTCAAGCTGTATGCCCGCGACCTGAAGTTCGTCAGCGCCTGCATCTTCGGCGGCGTCGGCATGAACCCGCAGGTTCAGGCCATGTCCCGTGGTGTGGACGTGCTGGTAGCGTGCCCGGGGCGTTTGCTCGACCTGTGCGGCCAAGGCAGCGTCGACCTGTCCCACGTGGAAATCCTCGTGCTGGACGAAGCCGACCGCATGCTCGACATGGGCTTTGTCCATGACGTGAAAAAGGTCCTCGCCCGCCTGCCGGCCAAACGTCAGAACCTGCTGTTCTCGGCCACGTTCTCCCAGGACATCACGGCCCTGGCCGGCAAACTGCTGCATAACCCGGAACGCATCGAAGTCACGCCGCCGAACACCACGGTCGAGCGCATCGAGCAACGCGTCTTCCGCCTGGCCGCCAGCCACAAGCGTGCGCTGCTGGCCCACCTGATCACCGCTGGCGCGTGGGAACAGGTGCTGGTGTTCACCCGCACCAAGCACGGCGCCAACCGCCTGGCCGAGTACCTGGACAAGCACGGCCTCACCGCCGTCGCCATCCACGGCAACAAGAGCCAGAACGCGCGCACCAAAGCCCTGGCCGACTTCAAGGCCGGCACCGTGCGCATTCTGGTCGCCACCGATATCGCCGCGCGCGGTCTGGATATCGACCAGTTGCCCCACGTGGTCAACTTCGAGCTGCCGAACGTCGATGAAGACTACGTGCACCGTATCGGCCGTACCGGCCGCGCCGGTCGTTCGGGTGAAGCCATCTCCCTGGTGGCGCCGGACGAAGAAAAACTGCTGAAAAGCATCGAGCGCATGACCAAGCAGAAAATCGCCGACGGCGACCTGATGGGCTTCGATGCCAGCGCCGTGGAGGCTGAAAAGCCGGAAGCGCGTGAACGCCCGGACGTTCGCAACCCACGCAACCCACGCGGTCCGAAGGGCGATGGCCCGAACGGCGGCGGTGGTGGCGGTGGTCGTCGCGACAAGGGCAAAGACAAGGGCGGCAAGGAAAAGGCGCCAACCAACGGCCGTGGCGAACGCCCGGCCCGCGAGCAAAAACCTCGTGAAGGCACGCCGGCCCGCGAACAGCGCCAACCGAGCCAGCCGCCGCGCGCGGCCGCCGACCGTGCGCCGGACGAGTTCCTGGACGACGATATCGACAACTTCGGCAACCGTGTCGACTACGTGCCCCAAGCCAAACCGGCCCAGGGCCGTGGTCGCCGCCCAGGTGCTCCGGCACAGGGCGCTGGCGCAGGTGCTCCAAGCGGCGGCCAACCCCAGGGCGGTCGTCAGAACGGCCCGCGTAACAGCAGCGGCGGCACCACCGGTACGCCACCTGCCAAGCGCAATGGCCCGCGCAATGGCGCCCCGCGTGACGGTCAGGCGCGTCGCGAAGACTCGCGCAACCGCCGCCCGAACCGTGACGACCAGCAACGCTCGTCCGAACCGGCCGTACAGAACCCGCGTGGCGGCCCGGCGCCGAAGATCATCCACAAGGAGTCGAAAGCCGACCGCTTCCCGACACCCGAGCAGTTGGACCAACTGCCAGGCCGTCCTCGTGGTGAGAAACCGGCGCTGCTGACCCGCAACCGCTGAGTGTTGATGCTGTAAAAAAACGCCCCGATTATTCGGGGCGTTTTTGTATCCGTAGTTGAATCATCGTTCGGAAATTTCACCGGCCTTGTGAAAGAGTTTGGCAAAGATCATCCAGCGGCCTTCAACTTTCATCAGGTTTAAATAATCGACCATGACGTTATTGAATAAACGTAGACGCACTTTGGCGATGGCCATTTGCGGCGACATCACATCAATCAGCAGCACTTCGTCCAGTTGTGGAAACCCGCTTTCCTGCGGCGACTGACGCCCTTCGACCATGGTTCGGTACTCGTCAAACGGTCGAACCACCACATCGGCATTCTGTGCGCTGTAAAGCATGCAGCCACGGTGAAACACCTGGTCAAACGCCTTTAAATCCTGAGTTTGCAAAACACTGAAGTAATCTTTCAAAAACGCCTGGATTTCATCAATCACGGTTCGCCGCTCCACAATGTTCAACTCAACGTTATTTGAGTAAATAACTCGTCGCTCATTATCGGTAGCCCGTTTAATTGGCGTATAGCGGCTATTATTAGGCTTTTCCGTGAAAGGAATTCACCTATTGAAACTTCCTCCGCTTGCGGCACTCCGCGCCTTCGAAGCCCTGGCGCGGCTGGGCAAGGTGAACCTGGCGGCGCTTGAACTGCATGTCACTCACAGTGCCGTCAGCCATCAGATTCGCTCTCTTGAAGAGTATTTGGACATTGCGCTGGTGACGCGTCACAAGCGCACGTTGCTGCTGACGGAGGAAGGCCGGGTTTATGCCTATCAAATCCGGCAGGCACTGGGCGAAATTGCAGGGGTTACGGAGAAACTGGTGGCCAAAGCAAGGCACCCGCAGTTGACGCTTTCGGTGCTGCCCTCCTACGCCATGTATTGGTTACTCCCGCGCCTGCAAGGTTTCATGAGTGCCCACCCCGGGTTTCGGTTGAAACTGGAATCGAGCATGGAGTTCGCCAGCTTCGAGCAAGGCCTGATTGATTGCGCGATTCGTTTCGGCCATGGCCAGTGGGCTGACGTACAGTGCGAACCGCTGATGGCGGACACCCTCATCGTGGTTGCAGCTCCCCACTTCAACGCAGGCGTGCTGCCGGATACGGCGCATGACATCCTCCATCAGCCACTGCTGCACGCCAGTGAAAGCTGGCCCGTCTGGCTCAGCGCAGCCGGCGTGGAAGGCCAGCGCCCGCAGGCCTCGCTGGAATTCACCGACTCGACGCAGCTGCTCGAAGCTGTGAGGCTGGGATACGGTATCGCGCTGACTCGCCGATCCATCGCCCACTCGCTGATTCACCGCGGCGACTTGGTCAAACTGACCGATATCGAACCGGCGCACTCCTCCCGTTACTACCTGGTCTGGCCCGCCGGCAGTCAACGTTCGGCACAACTGAACGCCCTGCAGCAATGGCTCAAAGACGAGGCCGAAGCGTTTCAAGCCAGCCTGTAGCACAGTGACCGTACGCCAGACAGCAAAACGCCGACCCGGGGGTCGGCGCTTCATTACAGCGGCGAAAATTACTTCGCTTTGACGCCTTCCAGCGAGATGTCCAGGTCAACCGTCTGGGACGTCGGGCCCGGGCCTTTGATGCCGAAGTCGTTCAGCTGCAGGGTGGTGGTAGCGTTGAAGCCGGCACGCTCGCCGCCCCACGGGTCTTTGCCTTCGCCGTTGAAGGTGGCCTTGAAGGTCACAGGCTTGGTCACACCGTGGAAGGTCAGGTCGCCGGTCACGTCAGCCGTTTTGGCGCCGGTGGATTTAACCGAGGTGGAGACGAACTTGGCGTCGGCAAACTTGGCCACGTCCAGGAAGTCTTTGCTGGCCACGTGCTTGTCACGTTCTGCGTGGTTGGACCACAGGCTGGCGGTTTTCACGTCGACGGAAATCTTGCTGTCTTCAGGCTTGGCCGAATCCCAGCTGAAAGTACCGTCCCAGTCCTTGAAGGTACCGTGAACGTAGCTGTAGCCCAGGTGGCTGATTTTCCAGTCGATGAAGGCGTGCTGGCCTTCCTTGTCGATCTTGTAGTCAGCGGCCATCGCGGTGCCTGCGGACAGCAGGGCGGAACCGATAGCCAGAGCGGCGAGAGTCTTTTTCAACATGCTTTCTATTCCTTGTGAGTCGAGGTTGAACATCAGGCTTTGCGCCCCAGCATTCGCGTCAGGGTCGCGTCACGATCGATAAAGTGGTGTTTCAACGCAGCCACGCCGTGCAAGCCGGCGAAGACCACCAGTACCCAGGCGAGGTACAAATGCACCAGGCCGGCGTTGTCTGCCTGATCCGGTAGACCGGAAATCACAGCAGGAATCTCAAACAGGCCAAACACCGAAATACCGACACCGTCTGCGGTGGAAATCAGGTACCCGGCAATCATCACGGCAAACAGCGCCAGATAAAGGAAAGCGTGGCCAAATGCAGCGCCAATACGGGTCAAACGACTGTAGCTGGCCAGCGGTGGAGGTGGCGGGCTGACCAGGCGCCAGACAATGCGCACCAGCATGACGGCGAACAGCGTGATGCCGATGCTCCTGTGCAGGTCGGGCGCGTCTTTGCGCCAGGCGTCGTAGTAGTCGAGACCGACCATCCACAGGCCCAGCGCGAACAAACCAAACACCACCAGGGCAACGCCCCAGTGCAAAACCATGCTGACCCAACCATAGCGGGCCTTTGAATTACGTAGCTGCATGTCCAAAATCCCGTAAGAGCCGTGCCCAAGACTAGCGATTTACCTATCGAATTAAAGCGAAAATTTCGCTTTGAAATATCGAGAAATACGATCTTGAGAGTAGGCACAGTACGTTAACAATCGATTAAGGACTATTCCCAGGAAACGTGACAGATCGTCCTGCATTTACTGCCAATTCATCCTGCAAGGCCGCAATGGGTTGTGGCACGGCCTGGCATTGCATAGGCTTGCGCGATTGTTTCGCCTACGCCGCACGCAGGATCGCTTCGAGGAGATAAGACGATGGGCTTGAATAACCAGTGGATGCAACGCGACCTCGCGGTGCTCTGGCATCCCTGCACCCAGATGAAAGACCACCAGCAACTGCCGTTGATCCCGATCAAACGCGGTGAAGGCATCTGGCTGGAAGATTTCGAAGGCAAGCGCTACCTCGACGCCGTCAGTTCCTGGTGGGTCAACGTGTTCGGCCACGCCAACCCGCGCATCAACCAGCGCATCAAGGACCAGGTCGACCAGTTGGAACACGTGATCCTCGCCGGTTTCAGCCACCAGCCGGTGATCGAGCTGTCCGAGCGCCTGGTCAAGATGACGCCCGAAGGCCTGACTCGCTGCTTCTACGCCGATAATGGCTCGTCGTGCATCGAAGTCGCGCTGAAAATGAGCTTTCATTACTGGCTCAACCGCGGCCTGCCGAACAAAAAGCGCTTTGTTACCCTGACCAACAGCTACCACGGCGAAACTATCGCCGCGATGTCGGTGGGCGATGTGCCGCTGTTTACCGAGACTTACAAGGCGCTGCTGCTCGACACCATTAAAGTGCCTAGCCCGGACTGCTACCTGCGTCCCGACGGCATGAGCTGGGAAGAACATTCGAGAAACATGTTTCTGGCCATGGAACAGACCCTGGCAGAGAACCATGACACCGTCGCCGCCGTGATCATCGAGCCGTTGATTCAGGGCGCTGGCGGCATGCGCATGTACCACCCGGTGTACCTCAAGCTGCTGCGCGAAGCCTGCGACCGCTATGGCGTGCACCTGATCCACGACGAAATCGCCGTAGGCTTCGGCCGCACCGGCAGCATGTTCGCCTGTGAACAGGCCGGCATCCGCCCGGACTTCCTCTGCCTGTCCAAGGCCCTGACTGGCGGCTACCTGCCACTGGCTGCCGTGGTCACCACCGACGACGTCTACGACGCCTTCTACGACGACTACCCGACCCTGCGCGCCTTCCTGCATTCCCACAGCTACACCGGCAACCCGCTGGCATGTGCGGCGGCGCTGGCGACGCTGGATATTTTCGAAGAAGACAACGTCATCGAGAACAACAAGGCCCTGGCCCGGCGCATGGCCAGTGCCACCGCACACCTGGTGGACCACCCCCATGTGTCCGAGGTGCGCCAGACCGGCATGGTGCTGGCCATCGAAATGGTGCAGGACAAAGCCACCAAAACCGCCTACCCGTGGCAGGAGCGCCGCGGCTTGAAGGTGTTCGAGCATGCCCTCGAACGAGGCGCGCTGTTGCGCCCGCTGGGCAGCGTGGTGTACTTCCTGCCGCCCTATGTGATCACGCCGGAGCAGATCGACTTCCTGGCTGAAGTGGCCAGTGAAGGCATCGACATCGCCACCAACAGCAAAGTCAGCGTGGCAGTCCCGAAAAACTTCCACCCCGACTTCCGCGATCCGGGCTAAACACATGATCGTTCCCACGCTCTGCGTGGGAATGCAGCCCAAGACGCTCCGCGTCCACTGTGCACACCAATTTCCAGAGAACAGAAATGAGACTGTCCCGCTTCTTCACCGACACCCCGCTGAGCATCGGCGACCATGAGTTGCCCGAAGCCCAGGCGCACTACATCAGCCGTGTACTGCGCATGACCGAAGGCGACGCCGTGCAACTGTTCGACGGCTCCGGCCAGGAGTTTCTGGGCAGCTTGCTGGAAGTCGGCAAGAAGCGTGTCACCGTGCAACTGACCGAACGCTTTGCCGGGCAAACCGAATCACCGTTGCATATTCACCTCGGCCAGGGCCTGTCCCGGGGCGAGCGCATGGACTGGGCGATTCAGAAAGCTACCGAGCTTGGGGTCAACGAAATCACCCCGATCTTCAGCGAGCGTTGCGAAGTGCGCCTCAAGGACGAACGCGCCGACAAACGCCTGCTGCATTGGCGCCAGGTGGCGATCAGCGCCTGCGAGCAATGCGGGCGGTCAACGGTGCCGGTGATACACCCGCCGTTGCTGTTGGCCGACTGGCTCAAGCAAACCGACGCGGATTTGAAGCTGGTGCTGCACCCGGTCGCCGAGCCGATGGTGAGCCACGCCAAGCCATCCCGCCTGGCTTTCCTGATCGGCCCCGAAGGCGGGTTGACTGACGGCGAAGTCGAAACCGCTCAAGGTGCAGGCTTTCACGCCGCCCGCCTCGGCCCGCGCGTACTGCGCACTGAAACGGCGCCGGTGGTGGCGCTGTCCGTCGCCCAGCAACTTTGGGGCGACTTCTGACCTGCTGTGCAAACCCAATCAAAACTGTGGGAGCTGGCTTGCCTGCGATGAGGACAGATCAGCCACCAAAGAGGTCGGCTGGCCCACCGTTATCGCAGGCAAGCCAGCTCCCACAGGTCACAGCACGTAATGCATGATCGCCACAAAGTGCAGCAGGCTGCCGCCGATCACGAACAAGTGCCAGATCCCGTGGGAATGCCGCAGCCGATCTTCCAGGGCGAAGAAGATAATGCCGACGGTGTACAACACCCCGCCCGACGCCAGCCACACAAACCCCGCCGTGCCCAGCGCGGCGAGCAGCGGCTTGACCGCCACCAGCACGATCCAGCCCATCACCGCATAAATCACAATGGACAGAATCCGCGCCTCTGAGCGCGGCTTGATCTCCTGCAAAATGCCGATCACCGCCAGCCCCCAGACGATGCCGAACAGCGTCCAGCCCCAGGGGCCGCGCAGCGTTACCAGGCAAAACGGCGTGTAGCTGCCGGCAATCAATAGGTAGATTGAAAAGTGATCAACCTTTTGCATGATCTCTTTCCGCCGCCCGCGCACGCTGTGGTACACGGTGGATGCGCTGTACAGCACCATCAACGTAAAGCCATAAATCGCCACGCTGACAATCTTCCAGGGGCTGCCGTCCAGGCTCGCCACCACCAACATCCACACAGCCCCGATGCAGGCCGCAACCGCCCCGAGCAAATGGCTCCAGGCGTTGAATCGTTCCCCGTGATACATGTGTCACTCACCTCGAATAACCGTTATCACCCAAGCATTCTGACGCGACTCACTCACCATCAGGTAACACCCTTTCTTCATTTGCCCAAATACACGGGCCCGTAGATCATTCGCTCCCACATAAAAGCACCTCATCGGTACTCTCCATGCCCGAACTCGAACCTGACCAGCCTCAACCCACTCTGTGGCAGTTGTTTTACAACTTCGCCCTGGTCGGCCTTTTCGGCTTCGGCGGCGTGATGCCCTGGGCGCGGCAGATGATGGTTGACCGCAGGCAGTGGGTCACCGAGCAAGGCTTCAATGAACTGCTGACCACCGGCCAGTTCTTCCCCGGCCCGAATATCGGCAACGTCGGCATCA from Pseudomonas tolaasii NCPPB 2192 includes the following:
- a CDS encoding DEAD/DEAH box helicase; translated protein: MSFASLGLSEALVRAIEAAGYTEPTPVQQRAIPAVLQGRDLMVAAQTGTGKTGGFALPILERLFPNGHPDKSQRHGPRQPRVLVLTPTRELAAQVHDSFKLYARDLKFVSACIFGGVGMNPQVQAMSRGVDVLVACPGRLLDLCGQGSVDLSHVEILVLDEADRMLDMGFVHDVKKVLARLPAKRQNLLFSATFSQDITALAGKLLHNPERIEVTPPNTTVERIEQRVFRLAASHKRALLAHLITAGAWEQVLVFTRTKHGANRLAEYLDKHGLTAVAIHGNKSQNARTKALADFKAGTVRILVATDIAARGLDIDQLPHVVNFELPNVDEDYVHRIGRTGRAGRSGEAISLVAPDEEKLLKSIERMTKQKIADGDLMGFDASAVEAEKPEARERPDVRNPRNPRGPKGDGPNGGGGGGGRRDKGKDKGGKEKAPTNGRGERPAREQKPREGTPAREQRQPSQPPRAAADRAPDEFLDDDIDNFGNRVDYVPQAKPAQGRGRRPGAPAQGAGAGAPSGGQPQGGRQNGPRNSSGGTTGTPPAKRNGPRNGAPRDGQARREDSRNRRPNRDDQQRSSEPAVQNPRGGPAPKIIHKESKADRFPTPEQLDQLPGRPRGEKPALLTRNR
- a CDS encoding 16S rRNA (uracil(1498)-N(3))-methyltransferase, which gives rise to MRLSRFFTDTPLSIGDHELPEAQAHYISRVLRMTEGDAVQLFDGSGQEFLGSLLEVGKKRVTVQLTERFAGQTESPLHIHLGQGLSRGERMDWAIQKATELGVNEITPIFSERCEVRLKDERADKRLLHWRQVAISACEQCGRSTVPVIHPPLLLADWLKQTDADLKLVLHPVAEPMVSHAKPSRLAFLIGPEGGLTDGEVETAQGAGFHAARLGPRVLRTETAPVVALSVAQQLWGDF
- a CDS encoding YceI family protein, which encodes MLKKTLAALAIGSALLSAGTAMAADYKIDKEGQHAFIDWKISHLGYSYVHGTFKDWDGTFSWDSAKPEDSKISVDVKTASLWSNHAERDKHVASKDFLDVAKFADAKFVSTSVKSTGAKTADVTGDLTFHGVTKPVTFKATFNGEGKDPWGGERAGFNATTTLQLNDFGIKGPGPTSQTVDLDISLEGVKAK
- a CDS encoding adenosylmethionine--8-amino-7-oxononanoate transaminase, with the translated sequence MGLNNQWMQRDLAVLWHPCTQMKDHQQLPLIPIKRGEGIWLEDFEGKRYLDAVSSWWVNVFGHANPRINQRIKDQVDQLEHVILAGFSHQPVIELSERLVKMTPEGLTRCFYADNGSSCIEVALKMSFHYWLNRGLPNKKRFVTLTNSYHGETIAAMSVGDVPLFTETYKALLLDTIKVPSPDCYLRPDGMSWEEHSRNMFLAMEQTLAENHDTVAAVIIEPLIQGAGGMRMYHPVYLKLLREACDRYGVHLIHDEIAVGFGRTGSMFACEQAGIRPDFLCLSKALTGGYLPLAAVVTTDDVYDAFYDDYPTLRAFLHSHSYTGNPLACAAALATLDIFEEDNVIENNKALARRMASATAHLVDHPHVSEVRQTGMVLAIEMVQDKATKTAYPWQERRGLKVFEHALERGALLRPLGSVVYFLPPYVITPEQIDFLAEVASEGIDIATNSKVSVAVPKNFHPDFRDPG
- a CDS encoding cytochrome b; protein product: MQLRNSKARYGWVSMVLHWGVALVVFGLFALGLWMVGLDYYDAWRKDAPDLHRSIGITLFAVMLVRIVWRLVSPPPPPLASYSRLTRIGAAFGHAFLYLALFAVMIAGYLISTADGVGISVFGLFEIPAVISGLPDQADNAGLVHLYLAWVLVVFAGLHGVAALKHHFIDRDATLTRMLGRKA
- a CDS encoding LysR substrate-binding domain-containing protein; protein product: MKLPPLAALRAFEALARLGKVNLAALELHVTHSAVSHQIRSLEEYLDIALVTRHKRTLLLTEEGRVYAYQIRQALGEIAGVTEKLVAKARHPQLTLSVLPSYAMYWLLPRLQGFMSAHPGFRLKLESSMEFASFEQGLIDCAIRFGHGQWADVQCEPLMADTLIVVAAPHFNAGVLPDTAHDILHQPLLHASESWPVWLSAAGVEGQRPQASLEFTDSTQLLEAVRLGYGIALTRRSIAHSLIHRGDLVKLTDIEPAHSSRYYLVWPAGSQRSAQLNALQQWLKDEAEAFQASL
- a CDS encoding nuclear transport factor 2 family protein; amino-acid sequence: MIDEIQAFLKDYFSVLQTQDLKAFDQVFHRGCMLYSAQNADVVVRPFDEYRTMVEGRQSPQESGFPQLDEVLLIDVMSPQMAIAKVRLRLFNNVMVDYLNLMKVEGRWMIFAKLFHKAGEISER
- the trhA gene encoding PAQR family membrane homeostasis protein TrhA, whose amino-acid sequence is MYHGERFNAWSHLLGAVAACIGAVWMLVVASLDGSPWKIVSVAIYGFTLMVLYSASTVYHSVRGRRKEIMQKVDHFSIYLLIAGSYTPFCLVTLRGPWGWTLFGIVWGLAVIGILQEIKPRSEARILSIVIYAVMGWIVLVAVKPLLAALGTAGFVWLASGGVLYTVGIIFFALEDRLRHSHGIWHLFVIGGSLLHFVAIMHYVL